Proteins encoded within one genomic window of Amycolatopsis nigrescens CSC17Ta-90:
- a CDS encoding CcdC protein domain-containing protein, with amino-acid sequence MSGPVEVVLIVAAVAYLMVRRIIGEPAQAKQMLILPAVLSVVGLTTLSGEVKTPASMAFLVGTAAISVVLGILRGASVRISRRDGNAFVRYTAVTVGLWVANIVVKIGVNVALDAFDPKDSGGVANSLLLTLGIGILAEGLVVLYRALRAGHQVMWTQGSDGQPGQTSPLLDNIQRNLGGRPAEWNTQSDRDSRPVRRNLAP; translated from the coding sequence ATGAGCGGACCCGTGGAAGTCGTCCTGATCGTGGCGGCGGTCGCCTACCTGATGGTGCGGCGGATAATCGGCGAACCCGCGCAGGCCAAGCAGATGCTCATCCTGCCCGCGGTGCTGTCGGTCGTCGGCCTCACCACGCTGTCCGGCGAGGTGAAGACCCCGGCTTCGATGGCCTTCCTCGTCGGGACCGCGGCGATCAGCGTCGTCCTCGGCATCCTCCGCGGGGCGAGCGTGCGGATCTCCCGGCGCGACGGCAACGCCTTCGTCCGCTACACCGCGGTCACCGTCGGGCTGTGGGTGGCGAACATCGTGGTCAAGATCGGGGTGAACGTCGCGCTCGACGCCTTCGACCCGAAGGACTCCGGCGGTGTCGCCAACAGCCTGCTGCTCACCCTCGGCATCGGCATCCTCGCCGAAGGGCTGGTCGTGCTCTACCGCGCGCTGCGCGCCGGACACCAGGTGATGTGGACCCAGGGCAGCGACGGCCAGCCCGGCCAGACCTCGCCGCTGCTGGACAACATCCAGCGCAACCTCGGCGGCCGCCCGGCCGAGTGGAACACTCAGTCCGATCGCGACAGCCGCCCGGTGAGGAGGAACCTGGCCCCATGA
- a CDS encoding VC0807 family protein has translation MTTVARKMIFTMFLDVGLPVVAYYAANLLGASAYVSLLAGTVVAGLRTVWVAVAQRRVDLFSAFLVLLFGLGLGLSFLTGDPRLLLAKESVTTFCAGVALVGSCALRRPLVYYAARRFAQSAGGDQQREFEATAHNATLRRRWYQISLVWGVGLIADSVLRIVGVYTLPFNTAASWSQVLMIVAFAGLIGWTLLTKRRAERA, from the coding sequence ATGACCACGGTCGCCCGCAAGATGATCTTCACGATGTTCCTGGACGTCGGCCTGCCCGTCGTCGCCTACTACGCGGCCAACCTGCTCGGCGCGAGCGCCTACGTGTCGCTGCTGGCCGGCACGGTCGTCGCGGGACTGCGGACCGTCTGGGTCGCGGTGGCGCAACGCCGGGTCGACCTGTTTTCGGCGTTCCTCGTGCTGCTCTTCGGCCTGGGCCTCGGGTTGAGCTTCCTCACCGGAGACCCGCGTCTGTTGCTGGCGAAGGAATCGGTGACCACCTTCTGTGCAGGCGTGGCCCTAGTCGGCAGCTGTGCCCTGCGCCGTCCTCTCGTGTACTACGCGGCACGACGCTTCGCGCAGTCGGCTGGCGGCGATCAACAGCGCGAATTCGAGGCCACGGCGCACAATGCGACCCTGCGCCGCCGCTGGTACCAGATCTCGCTGGTGTGGGGCGTCGGGCTGATCGCCGACTCTGTGCTCCGCATCGTGGGCGTGTACACCCTGCCGTTCAACACGGCGGCTTCCTGGTCTCAGGTGCTGATGATCGTCGCCTTCGCCGGGCTCATCGGGTGGACCTTGCTGACGAAGCGGCGGGCCGAGCGCGCCTGA
- a CDS encoding sensor histidine kinase, producing the protein MSTPDQWTLARLGQHRDELIQPALVLTPIACTAFQWPDAQIAYRPLALPLFVLTSIAALASLLPWSRLAGNRQITVMSAYMLFSALLMPLAHGTFAAMFPFVAASASGIKLASRRAAVTIAASGAVVAASATWVVGQLSPDFLERPVWVTLTVALPVAFGISHRDRLDAVRNAHLAAESAQRARESEAREAALMERGRIAREIHDVLGHSLSGIALQLDMADALRDSGRDDEAAAAVRKARAIAVDSISETRRAVHALREDTLPLPETVRQLAEHASAGFVLEGEAGAVGPETTHTMVRAVQEAMTNAAKYAPGATCDLRLAFAADQVRLTVHNGPATEPRRAELAGGSGVGLVGMRERAALLGGTLRAGPAGDGWTVELELPR; encoded by the coding sequence ATGAGCACGCCGGACCAGTGGACGCTGGCCCGTCTCGGGCAGCACCGGGACGAACTGATCCAGCCCGCCCTCGTCCTCACCCCCATCGCCTGCACCGCTTTTCAGTGGCCGGACGCGCAGATCGCGTACCGGCCATTGGCCTTGCCGCTGTTCGTGCTCACCTCGATCGCCGCGCTCGCCTCGCTGCTGCCCTGGTCCCGGCTGGCCGGGAACCGGCAGATCACCGTGATGAGCGCGTACATGCTGTTCAGCGCGCTGCTCATGCCGCTGGCGCACGGAACGTTCGCGGCGATGTTCCCGTTCGTCGCCGCGTCCGCCTCGGGGATCAAGCTGGCGTCCCGCCGGGCCGCGGTGACGATCGCGGCCTCCGGAGCAGTCGTCGCAGCCAGCGCGACCTGGGTGGTCGGGCAGTTGTCGCCGGACTTCCTGGAGCGGCCGGTGTGGGTGACGCTGACGGTGGCCCTGCCGGTCGCGTTCGGCATCTCGCACCGCGACCGCCTCGACGCCGTCCGCAACGCGCACCTCGCCGCCGAATCGGCCCAACGCGCCCGCGAGTCCGAGGCCCGCGAGGCCGCGCTCATGGAGCGGGGCCGGATCGCGCGCGAGATTCACGACGTGCTCGGTCATTCGCTGTCGGGGATCGCGCTGCAATTGGACATGGCCGACGCATTGCGCGACAGCGGTCGCGACGACGAGGCAGCCGCCGCCGTCCGCAAGGCGCGCGCCATCGCGGTCGACTCGATCAGCGAGACCCGGCGTGCGGTGCACGCGCTGCGCGAGGACACCCTGCCGTTGCCCGAGACGGTGCGCCAGCTCGCCGAGCACGCGTCCGCTGGCTTCGTGCTCGAAGGCGAGGCCGGAGCGGTCGGCCCGGAGACCACGCACACCATGGTCAGAGCTGTGCAGGAGGCGATGACCAACGCGGCCAAGTACGCGCCGGGCGCGACGTGCGACCTCCGGCTGGCCTTCGCCGCCGATCAGGTCAGGCTGACCGTGCACAACGGGCCCGCGACCGAGCCCCGCCGCGCCGAGCTGGCCGGCGGTTCCGGGGTCGGGCTCGTCGGCATGCGCGAACGGGCCGCCCTGCTCGGCGGCACCCTGCGAGCAGGACCGGCCGGCGACGGCTGGACCGTGGAACTGGAGCTGCCTCGATGA
- a CDS encoding response regulator — translation MTDRPITLVVADDQATVREALAVMLDLAEDVDVVATATNGAEAVEAAQQHRPDVVLMDLNMPVLDGAGATVRIRETQPDTTVLVLTTFDDDESILAALQAGASGYLTKEADRTTILHAVRTAAQGQTVLSPEVQRRLLALAAKPAPPAEPDLALTAREREILGLIGDGLRNPEIAAKLVISEATVKTHINNLFAKAGFHSRADAVRYALSYQNGQRKQ, via the coding sequence ATGACGGACCGCCCGATCACCCTCGTTGTCGCCGACGACCAGGCGACCGTCCGCGAAGCGCTCGCGGTCATGCTCGACCTCGCCGAGGACGTCGACGTCGTGGCGACCGCGACCAACGGCGCCGAAGCAGTCGAGGCCGCGCAGCAGCACCGTCCGGACGTGGTGCTCATGGACCTCAACATGCCGGTGCTGGACGGGGCCGGCGCGACCGTGCGCATCCGGGAAACCCAGCCGGACACCACGGTTCTCGTGCTCACCACGTTCGACGACGACGAATCGATCCTGGCCGCGTTGCAGGCGGGCGCGAGCGGCTACCTGACCAAAGAGGCCGACCGCACCACCATCCTGCACGCCGTGCGCACCGCGGCGCAGGGCCAGACCGTGCTCTCGCCCGAAGTGCAGCGGCGGCTGCTCGCGCTCGCCGCCAAACCGGCCCCGCCCGCCGAACCAGATCTCGCGCTGACCGCACGCGAACGGGAAATCCTCGGCCTCATCGGCGACGGCCTGCGCAATCCGGAAATCGCGGCCAAACTGGTCATCAGTGAAGCCACCGTGAAAACGCACATCAACAACCTGTTCGCCAAAGCCGGTTTCCACTCGCGCGCCGATGCCGTCCGCTACGCGCTCAGCTATCAGAACGGTCAACGCAAGCAATAA